Proteins encoded together in one Nostoc sp. PCC 7524 window:
- the modB gene encoding molybdate ABC transporter permease subunit — translation MPLDLSPLWISLKTSVFATFITFFLGIAAAYWMLGYRGKGKSLIEGLFVAPLILPPTVVGFLLLLFFGKNGPMGQLMQPFDISIVFTWYGAAIAATVVSFPLMYKTALGAFEQIDGNLLQVARTLGANEATIFWRISLPLAFPGILAGTSLAFARALGEFGATLMLAGNIPGQTQTIPMAIYFAVEAGATDEAWFWSLAIMIVSLSGIIGVNFWQEQRERRGESKRGSRGAGEQGRDISLLSAVPAEVKLFVDIEKRLPSFNLKVAFNTDEQPLGLLGGSGAGKSMILRCIAGIETPTRGRIVLNGRVLFDSEKGINLPSRDRHMGFLVQNYALFPNMTVAQNIAFGLPKGIADGKGRSQVEELLIAMQLQGLGDRYPHQLSGGQQQRVALARALASQPEALLLDEPFSALDTHLRSQLEQQMSATLAQYPGVTLFVTHNMEEAYRVCPNLLVMEHGRAVHHGSKYDIFEHPATVSVAQITGCKNFSSAIVHSPQQIEAPDWGCQLQIMAEMPQEVTHVGIRAHHLIFTKDSHQTNTFPCWLARTSETPHRMTLFLKLNSPANDLQDYHIQAEVFKEKWVNIKDQPFPWYVHLDPLRLILMNSH, via the coding sequence ATGCCACTGGATTTGTCACCCCTTTGGATATCGCTGAAAACGTCGGTATTTGCTACATTCATTACCTTCTTTTTGGGAATTGCGGCTGCTTATTGGATGTTGGGATATCGAGGTAAGGGCAAATCTTTGATTGAGGGGTTATTTGTAGCTCCCTTGATTTTACCACCTACGGTGGTAGGCTTTTTGTTACTGCTGTTTTTCGGCAAAAATGGCCCAATGGGGCAACTGATGCAGCCTTTTGATATCAGTATTGTATTTACTTGGTACGGGGCTGCGATCGCCGCTACAGTTGTCTCGTTTCCCTTAATGTATAAAACCGCTTTGGGGGCTTTTGAACAGATTGATGGCAATCTCTTGCAGGTAGCTAGAACCCTTGGTGCGAACGAAGCCACTATCTTTTGGCGGATTAGTTTACCCCTAGCATTTCCAGGGATTTTAGCAGGTACAAGCCTCGCCTTTGCCCGTGCCTTGGGAGAATTCGGTGCTACCTTGATGTTAGCTGGTAACATTCCCGGACAAACCCAGACAATCCCGATGGCAATTTATTTTGCTGTGGAAGCTGGGGCAACGGATGAAGCTTGGTTTTGGTCGCTGGCTATTATGATTGTCTCCCTATCGGGGATTATTGGTGTCAACTTTTGGCAAGAACAGAGGGAGAGAAGAGGAGAAAGTAAGCGGGGGAGCAGGGGAGCAGGGGAGCAGGGGAGAGATATTTCTTTGTTATCGGCTGTGCCTGCTGAAGTGAAGCTGTTTGTAGATATTGAGAAGCGATTACCCAGTTTTAATCTCAAGGTGGCATTTAATACTGATGAGCAACCTTTGGGATTATTGGGGGGTTCGGGTGCAGGTAAAAGTATGATTCTGCGCTGTATTGCGGGCATTGAGACACCCACAAGAGGGCGGATAGTTTTAAATGGCAGAGTGTTATTTGATTCAGAAAAAGGAATTAATTTACCTAGCCGCGATCGCCACATGGGTTTTTTAGTGCAGAATTATGCCCTGTTCCCGAATATGACAGTGGCGCAAAACATTGCTTTTGGACTACCCAAAGGAATAGCAGATGGGAAAGGGCGATCGCAGGTAGAAGAGTTATTGATAGCCATGCAATTACAGGGATTAGGCGATCGCTACCCTCACCAACTCTCTGGAGGACAGCAACAACGGGTAGCTTTAGCCAGAGCCTTAGCCAGTCAACCAGAAGCCTTGCTGTTAGATGAGCCTTTTTCAGCACTTGATACACATCTGCGTAGCCAACTAGAACAGCAAATGAGTGCAACTCTAGCCCAATACCCAGGTGTGACACTATTTGTCACCCATAATATGGAAGAAGCTTACCGCGTTTGTCCTAATTTGCTTGTCATGGAACACGGTAGAGCCGTACATCATGGTTCTAAATACGATATTTTTGAGCATCCGGCTACTGTCAGTGTTGCCCAAATCACCGGGTGCAAAAACTTCTCTAGTGCGATCGTTCATTCACCGCAACAGATAGAAGCACCTGATTGGGGTTGTCAGTTGCAAATAATGGCAGAAATGCCCCAAGAAGTCACCCACGTTGGCATCCGCGCCCATCATCTGATATTTACCAAAGATTCTCACCAAACCAACACCTTTCCCTGTTGGTTAGCGCGAACCAGCGAAACACCGCACCGCATGACGCTATTTTTAAAACTCAATTCCCCCGCCAATGATTTACAGGATTACCATATACAAGCCGAAGTTTTCAAAGAGAAATGGGTAAATATCAAAGATCAACCTTTCCCTTGGTATGTACATTTAGATCCCCTGCGTCTAATTTTAATGAATAGTCATTAG
- a CDS encoding RNA recognition motif domain-containing protein, translated as MSIYVGNLSYEVTQDTLTAVFAEYGTVKRIQIPTDRETGRLRGFAFVEMESEAEEAAAIDALDGAEWMGRDLKVNKARPKEDRGSFGGNRGGGYRNNRY; from the coding sequence ATGTCAATTTATGTAGGTAACCTCTCTTACGAAGTTACACAAGATACCCTCACTGCTGTATTTGCAGAGTATGGCACTGTGAAGCGGATTCAAATTCCTACTGATCGTGAAACAGGTCGCTTACGCGGCTTTGCTTTTGTGGAAATGGAGTCAGAAGCAGAAGAAGCAGCAGCTATTGATGCGCTTGATGGCGCTGAATGGATGGGTCGTGATTTGAAAGTCAACAAGGCTAGACCCAAAGAAGACAGAGGCTCCTTTGGTGGTAATC